The segment GGCACCTCTGGTCATGTCTATCCGGCGGCCGGTTTTGTCCATGAGGCGAAAATACAGGGCGCGCATACAGTGGAACTGAATCTGGAACCCAGCCATATCGGTAACGAATTTGCTGAAGGTCAGTACGGCCTGGCGAGCGTAGTGGTGCCGGAGTTTGTGCACACCTTTCTGCGTGGGTTGTATAAATAAACAACAAGTTGCGCGATAAATCACGGCGCTACACATATGTGCATGTTTCGTAGCGGCGCGATTTATCGCGCATTTTTGTTAACGTCCCGCTTTGAGTTTCTGGAACAATGTCTCGTACTGCACGCTGGCATCGCCGACATCATTCTGCCACTCGCCGTGGTTAATCACGTCTGCTGAGGGATACAGCGACGGGTCTTCCGCCACCGCTTTTGGCAACAATTTCTTCGCCGCCAGATTTGGCGTCGGATAACCAATGGTTTCCGCCACTTTTGCGGCGACTTCCGGGCGTAGCAGGAAGTTTATCAACTTCAGCGCGCCGGCCTTGTTTTTGGCATTGGCCGGGATCGCCAGGTTATCCATCCAGAAAATACCGCCTTCTTTTGGCCAGATGACCTGCAACGGTGTGCCGGCCTGACGCGCAACATAGGCGGAACCATTCCAGATCATGCCGAGATTCACTTCCCCTTCCATATAAGGGTTGCCTGGGTTATCGGAGTTGAAGGCCAGCACGTTCGGCATCAGCTTTTTCAACTCTTCATAAGCCGCGTCGATCTCCTTCGGGTCACGGGTGTTGCCCGAGTATCCCAACTTAAGCAGCGCCATCTGGAACACTTCGCGTGCATCATCGGTCAGTAGCAGGCTTTGTTTATATTCCGGCTTCCACAAGTCGGCCCAGCCGCTGACGCTTTTCGGGTCAATGGCGTCGGTATTGATGCCAATCGCGGTTGCGCCCCAGATATAGGGGATCGAGTAATCGTTATTGGGATCGAACGGTTTGTTGAGCAGATTCGGATCGAGGTTGTGAAAGTTGCTCAACTGAGACTTATCAATTTTCTGCAACATCCCTTCATTGCGCATTTTGGCGATAAAGTAAGTGGAGGGCACCACCAGGTCATACGCGCCATCTTTCCAGGTTTTCAGCTTGGCATACATGCTCTCGTTAGACTCGTAGGTGGAGTAAATCACCTTGATGCCAGTTTCTTTGGTGAACTGCTCCAGCAGCCCCGGCGGCACATATTCGGTCCAGTTGTAGAAGTAGAGCGTGTTGCTGTCGTCAGCCTGTGCGCTCTGCATGCCCAGTGCCAGCGCCCCAGCCGCCAGCCAGTGAGACCATTTATTCATGGGTTGTCCTCTATTTAGTTTTATCGCGCAATAACAGCTGACTGGCTGCCACCAACAGCAGCGACAGTAGCAGCAAAATTGTCGCCAGCGCGTTCACCTCGGGCGAGACGCCGACTTTCACCATCGAGTAAATTTTCAACGGCAGAATTTCAAACGTTGGGCCGGTGACGAAGGAGGAAACCACTACATCGTCCATCGACAGGGTAAAGCTCAACAGCCACCCGGCAGCCACCGCGGGCAGCGCCAGCGGCAGCAATATCTTGCGCAGGATGATGATTTCACTGGCGCCGAGATCCCTGGCGGCCTCCAGCATACGCACATCAAACCCTTTCAGACGTGAATACACGGTAATGACGACAAACGGCAGGCAAAAGGTGATATGCGAAAACAACAGCGACCAGAAGCCGAGTGAGATGCCCAGCAACATAAACAGCACCAGCAGCGAAATCGCCATCACAATGTCGGGTGACATCATTACCACGAACAACATGCCGCTGACGAAAGGTTTGCCGCGAAAACGATAACGATACAGCGCGACTGCCGTCAGGGAACCGATAATCGTGGCGCAGCTGGCGGAGAGCACCCCCATCAGCAGCGAATGTTGTGCCGCCTGGAGCAAACTGTCGTTGTTGATCAGCAACCCGTACCACTGGGTACTGAATCCCTGCCAGTTGATGCCGAAGCGTGACGCATTAAACGAATTGACGATCAGGATTATGATCGGAATATAAAACCAGGCGTAAATGACGGCCATAAAGCTGCCGCGTAACCAGCGTGCCATTATTGCAGCTCCACTTTGTTATTCAGCAGTCGCGCCGCGCGCCAGTAAAACAACAGCATCAGCCCCATCAGCAGCGTCATTACGATGCTGGTGGCGGCCCCAAACGGCCAGTCACGGATGTTGAGAAACTGGCTTTTAATCACGTTACCAATCAGCAGATTTCTGGCGCCACCCATCAAATCGGAGACGTAGAACAGACCCATTGCCGGGATCAACACCAGCAGGCAACCGGCAACAATCCCCGGCATGGTAAGCGGCAAAATGATGCGGATAAAGCGTTGCAGCGTATTCGCGCCGAGATCCCGCGCCGCCTCAAGACAGGATCGGTCCAGTTTTTCCAGGCTGGAGTAGAGTGGTAGCACCATAAACGGCAGCAGGATATAAATCAGCCCGAGGATCACCGCTTGCGGCGTGTACATAATGCGAAAAGGTTCATCGATCACCCCGAGCCACAACAAAAAATCATTCAGCCAGCCGCGGGTGCTGAGAAAAATTTTCAGGCCGTAGATGCGGATCAACGAGTTGGTCCAGAACGGCACGATCAGCAGAAACAACATCAGCGGCCGCAGGCGGGGCGACAGCCTGGTCAGGCACCAGGCGAAGGGATAACCCAGCAGCAAGCAGCAGAGGGTGGCAATCACCGCCATATTCAGCGAATGCAGCAGCACCTCGGCATATAACGGGTCGACCAGACGGCTGTAGTTACTGAGGGTAAACACCATGCTGACGAAATGCGCATCGTCACGCGTCAGAAAGCTGGTGACAAAGATCATCAGGTTTGGCAGCAACACGAACAGCGCCAGCCAGCCGACAATCATTGCCACAATAAAATTTTGCAGGCGATTACGCATCAGTTTCATACGGCAGCACCACCTCCCAGCTTTGCACCCAGCTCACCGCCATTTTTTGGTTTAGCGAGTGGTCAAAATCGGGATCGTCCTCATTAAAGAACTCACTCACCGTAAGCAACTTACCGTTTTCCAGTTCGACGGTAGATTCCAGCGTCATGCCTTTGTAGTTGCGTTCGCGAACATAGCCGATCAGCTGGTCGCTGGGGCTGTCGTCTGCTATCTCTTCCACACGTAAATCTTCCGGGCGCAGCAGAACATGCAATTTATCACCCGCGACGACCGGGAAAGGGCAGTGGATCTCACATTCCCGACCTTCCACGCGTGCGCGAACACCGGGGGCGTTATCGCTGTTCAACACCTCGGCATCAAACACGTTGATTTCACCGATAAATCGGGCGACAAACAGATTGGCGGGTTCTTCATAAATCTCGCGGGGCGTGCCATCCTGTTCAATCCGTCCATCACGCATCACCACGATGCGATCCGACATGGTCAGGGCTTCTTCCTGATCATGGGTGACAAAGACAAAAGTGATACCCAGCTTACGCTGCAACGCTTTCAGTTCGTTTTGCATCTGCTTACGCAGTTTGTAATCCAGTGCTGACAACGACTCGTCAAGCAGCAAGACTTTTGGCCGATTCACCACCGCACGGGCGATTGCCACGCGCTGCTGTTGGCCGCCAGAGAGCTGCTGAGGGCGACGCTGCGCAAAACTTTCCAGCTGCACCATCGCCAGCGCCTCGTTGACGCGCCGGGTTATCTCATCCGCCGGGGTTTTCTGCATCCGCAGGCCAAAAGCCA is part of the Pantoea phytobeneficialis genome and harbors:
- the potC gene encoding spermidine/putrescine ABC transporter permease PotC, encoding MMARWLRGSFMAVIYAWFYIPIIILIVNSFNASRFGINWQGFSTQWYGLLINNDSLLQAAQHSLLMGVLSASCATIIGSLTAVALYRYRFRGKPFVSGMLFVVMMSPDIVMAISLLVLFMLLGISLGFWSLLFSHITFCLPFVVITVYSRLKGFDVRMLEAARDLGASEIIILRKILLPLALPAVAAGWLLSFTLSMDDVVVSSFVTGPTFEILPLKIYSMVKVGVSPEVNALATILLLLSLLLVAASQLLLRDKTK
- the potB gene encoding spermidine/putrescine ABC transporter permease PotB, producing MRNRLQNFIVAMIVGWLALFVLLPNLMIFVTSFLTRDDAHFVSMVFTLSNYSRLVDPLYAEVLLHSLNMAVIATLCCLLLGYPFAWCLTRLSPRLRPLMLFLLIVPFWTNSLIRIYGLKIFLSTRGWLNDFLLWLGVIDEPFRIMYTPQAVILGLIYILLPFMVLPLYSSLEKLDRSCLEAARDLGANTLQRFIRIILPLTMPGIVAGCLLVLIPAMGLFYVSDLMGGARNLLIGNVIKSQFLNIRDWPFGAATSIVMTLLMGLMLLFYWRAARLLNNKVELQ
- the potA gene encoding spermidine/putrescine ABC transporter ATP-binding protein PotA, yielding MTQTRAQQALVTLSGISKAFDGKSIISDFQLTIRHGEFITLLGPSGCGKTTILRLIAGLEEADNGRIILDGNDITDTPAEHRHINTVFQSYALFPHMSVFENVAFGLRMQKTPADEITRRVNEALAMVQLESFAQRRPQQLSGGQQQRVAIARAVVNRPKVLLLDESLSALDYKLRKQMQNELKALQRKLGITFVFVTHDQEEALTMSDRIVVMRDGRIEQDGTPREIYEEPANLFVARFIGEINVFDAEVLNSDNAPGVRARVEGRECEIHCPFPVVAGDKLHVLLRPEDLRVEEIADDSPSDQLIGYVRERNYKGMTLESTVELENGKLLTVSEFFNEDDPDFDHSLNQKMAVSWVQSWEVVLPYETDA
- the potD gene encoding spermidine/putrescine ABC transporter substrate-binding protein PotD, which translates into the protein MNKWSHWLAAGALALGMQSAQADDSNTLYFYNWTEYVPPGLLEQFTKETGIKVIYSTYESNESMYAKLKTWKDGAYDLVVPSTYFIAKMRNEGMLQKIDKSQLSNFHNLDPNLLNKPFDPNNDYSIPYIWGATAIGINTDAIDPKSVSGWADLWKPEYKQSLLLTDDAREVFQMALLKLGYSGNTRDPKEIDAAYEELKKLMPNVLAFNSDNPGNPYMEGEVNLGMIWNGSAYVARQAGTPLQVIWPKEGGIFWMDNLAIPANAKNKAGALKLINFLLRPEVAAKVAETIGYPTPNLAAKKLLPKAVAEDPSLYPSADVINHGEWQNDVGDASVQYETLFQKLKAGR